One window of the Methylocystis parvus OBBP genome contains the following:
- the rpsD gene encoding 30S ribosomal protein S4 produces the protein MTKRAEAKYKLDRRLGQNIWGRPKSPVNRREYGPGQHGQRRKGKLSDYGTQLKAKQKLKGYYGNISEKQFRKYYAEAIRMKGDSGDNLIGLLERRLDAVVYRAKFVPTVFAARQFVNHGHIRINGKRVNIPSYLVKVGDVIEVKEASKQAVTVLESVALAERDVPEYYDVDHAKMIARLSRVPHATEVPYPVQMEPNLVIEFYSR, from the coding sequence GTGACGAAGCGCGCAGAAGCCAAATACAAGCTCGACCGCCGCCTGGGCCAGAATATCTGGGGCCGCCCGAAGAGCCCCGTGAACCGCCGCGAATATGGCCCCGGTCAGCACGGCCAGCGCCGCAAGGGCAAGCTCTCCGACTACGGCACGCAGCTCAAGGCCAAGCAGAAGCTGAAGGGCTATTACGGCAACATCTCCGAGAAGCAGTTCCGTAAATATTACGCCGAAGCCATCCGCATGAAGGGCGACTCGGGCGACAATCTGATCGGCCTGCTGGAGCGCCGCCTCGATGCGGTCGTCTATCGCGCCAAATTCGTGCCGACGGTCTTCGCCGCGCGCCAATTCGTCAATCACGGCCACATCCGCATCAACGGCAAGCGCGTCAACATCCCGTCCTATCTCGTGAAGGTCGGCGACGTGATCGAGGTGAAGGAAGCCTCCAAGCAGGCCGTTACGGTTCTGGAATCCGTGGCGCTCGCCGAGCGCGACGTGCCGGAATATTACGATGTCGACCACGCCAAGATGATCGCCAGGCTTTCCCGCGTCCCGCATGCGACGGAAGTGCCCTACCCGGTTCAGATGGAGCCGAACCTCGTCATCGAATTCTATTCGCGCTGA
- a CDS encoding HPP family protein has protein sequence MSRRIARAAAPALLSALVMGLVGLLAVLVRQPWLFPSLGPTIFLLATSPADPAARPWNVFLGHAIGVAAGFGALFLFGAQETPSVFAADAVSMSRAAATALAVGATMLLQTLSDAKHPPAAATTMLITLGGMPASWLTAAAVAVGVALVMALGYALPCAARHLRKKSGLPKEPANLKAIRALISANRIR, from the coding sequence ATGTCCCGACGGATCGCCCGCGCCGCCGCGCCGGCGCTGCTTTCCGCGCTGGTCATGGGCCTTGTCGGCCTGCTGGCCGTTCTCGTCAGGCAGCCCTGGCTCTTTCCGAGCCTGGGGCCGACGATTTTCCTGTTGGCGACGAGCCCCGCCGACCCTGCCGCGCGGCCGTGGAACGTCTTCCTGGGCCATGCGATCGGCGTCGCTGCCGGCTTTGGGGCGCTGTTCCTGTTCGGGGCGCAGGAAACGCCGTCCGTCTTCGCCGCCGACGCGGTTTCGATGAGCCGCGCCGCCGCGACCGCGCTCGCCGTCGGCGCCACCATGCTGCTGCAAACGCTGTCCGACGCGAAGCATCCCCCCGCCGCCGCGACGACGATGCTGATCACCCTTGGCGGGATGCCGGCGTCGTGGCTCACGGCGGCTGCGGTTGCTGTCGGCGTCGCGCTGGTGATGGCGCTGGGTTACGCGCTTCCCTGCGCCGCGAGACATTTACGCAAAAAAAGCGGGCTCCCGAAGGAGCCCGCCAATCTCAAAGCGATCCGCGCGCTGATCAGCGCGAATAGAATTCGATGA
- a CDS encoding glycosyltransferase family 61 protein, which yields MAPIFKSFSDLGLTEVDSLEAVARTPNSILREAPEQTISGELTVFEIDADGFIEKIVGVGYVPPRRFYANVSDIFYHPFCNIVTRDDEIVFEDTIAEMGRSFEAWPLNHLQLARVGNPQSRETLPKYWEPMILGGHSSFGIFGHFLLDMLPLLVRYRPMLNSGELKIGFFQVKDWIRDFFAVIDVDFDCVQTLAAQPTWFAHAVVSHHHSAKTTQYPCANAEIAYAFLRDRVEDVNLFRRVFFLRGDAVKRLKNEAEVAALFASRGFVVLDPQKFSVEKQAEIMKHAEVFASVFGSGFSLSPLMKPGVGKVIELAPSTIIDYWLRRLLSRFDLEHYSIVYDGEAQTIDVGVLAKILDRILS from the coding sequence ATGGCCCCGATCTTCAAATCTTTCTCCGATCTGGGACTGACAGAGGTCGACAGCCTCGAAGCCGTCGCGAGAACGCCGAATTCAATTTTGCGCGAGGCGCCGGAACAGACCATTTCGGGCGAGTTGACGGTATTTGAAATTGACGCCGACGGCTTCATCGAGAAAATCGTGGGGGTTGGATATGTGCCGCCGAGGCGTTTCTATGCGAATGTCAGCGATATTTTCTATCACCCCTTCTGCAATATCGTCACTCGCGACGATGAGATCGTGTTCGAAGACACCATTGCGGAAATGGGAAGAAGTTTTGAGGCGTGGCCGCTGAATCACCTCCAGCTCGCGCGCGTGGGGAACCCTCAATCGCGCGAGACGCTTCCGAAATATTGGGAGCCGATGATTCTGGGCGGGCATTCGTCGTTCGGCATTTTCGGGCATTTTCTACTGGATATGCTCCCTCTCCTCGTTCGTTACCGGCCGATGCTGAATTCGGGCGAATTGAAGATCGGCTTTTTCCAGGTCAAGGATTGGATTCGCGATTTCTTCGCGGTGATCGACGTTGACTTCGATTGCGTACAGACGCTGGCCGCGCAACCGACCTGGTTTGCGCATGCCGTCGTCTCGCATCATCACAGCGCCAAGACGACGCAATATCCCTGCGCGAATGCCGAGATCGCCTATGCTTTCCTGCGGGACCGCGTCGAGGACGTGAACCTTTTCCGCCGCGTCTTCTTCCTCCGCGGCGACGCCGTCAAACGCTTGAAGAACGAGGCCGAAGTCGCCGCGCTTTTCGCCAGCCGCGGCTTTGTCGTGCTCGATCCGCAAAAATTCTCCGTCGAGAAGCAGGCGGAAATCATGAAGCACGCGGAAGTTTTCGCCTCAGTGTTCGGGTCGGGGTTCAGCCTGTCTCCGCTGATGAAACCCGGCGTCGGAAAGGTGATCGAACTCGCGCCGAGCACGATCATCGACTATTGGTTGCGCCGGCTTCTTTCGCGTTTCGACCTCGAGCATTACAGCATCGTCTATGACGGAGAAGCGCAGACGATCGACGTCGGCGTGCTGGCCAAAATTCTCGATCGCATTCTGTCCTAG
- a CDS encoding GFA family protein: MSEASYHGSCQCQAVIFDATLDLDHTVTCNCSRCQRLGSVLSFTPTEKFRLAQGEDSLTEYLFNTKKIRHQFCKVCGVEPFAYGALPDGTPIVAVNVNCLESVDPRALKSTHYDGRSL, translated from the coding sequence ATGAGCGAGGCGTCCTACCACGGGTCCTGCCAGTGTCAGGCTGTCATCTTCGACGCGACGCTCGATCTCGACCATACCGTCACCTGCAACTGCTCCCGCTGCCAGCGCCTCGGTTCGGTGCTGAGCTTCACGCCGACTGAGAAGTTCCGGCTTGCGCAAGGCGAGGACTCGCTGACGGAATATCTCTTCAACACGAAGAAAATCCGCCACCAGTTCTGCAAGGTCTGCGGCGTCGAACCCTTCGCCTATGGCGCTCTCCCGGATGGAACGCCGATCGTCGCCGTGAATGTGAACTGCCTGGAAAGCGTCGATCCGCGCGCGCTCAAATCCACGCATTACGACGGGCGCAGCCTATAG
- a CDS encoding class I SAM-dependent methyltransferase — MLTAELIKSTERPAHRGAVYFEVLANFHKFLNPKNYLEIGTRTGDSLRPVTCPSIAIDPEFRISADIIGRKSVLHIFQKTSDDFFREHDPIGLFGAPLDLAFLDGLHWYEFLLRDFINTEKACRRNSVVILHDCIPTNLYYARRLMEDMSHLMDEMPNPYWWAGDVWKTVSILKKARPDLRIHAFDAPPTGLICITNLDPDSTVLEENYYQLVHEFADEEEDSKNFDLFQKSLEILPTFDISTPDRMARFFWL, encoded by the coding sequence ATGTTGACGGCTGAGTTGATCAAGTCGACTGAAAGACCGGCGCATAGGGGCGCGGTTTATTTCGAAGTGCTCGCGAACTTCCACAAATTCCTCAATCCAAAGAACTACCTTGAGATCGGGACCCGTACGGGGGATTCTTTGCGCCCGGTGACATGCCCGTCTATCGCGATCGATCCTGAATTCCGCATCAGCGCCGATATCATCGGCCGGAAGTCCGTTCTCCATATCTTCCAGAAGACGAGCGACGACTTTTTCCGCGAACATGACCCGATCGGGCTGTTCGGCGCGCCTCTCGACCTCGCATTCCTCGACGGGCTGCACTGGTACGAGTTCCTGCTGCGGGACTTCATCAATACCGAAAAAGCCTGCCGCAGGAATTCGGTCGTGATCCTTCACGACTGCATTCCGACAAATCTCTATTACGCGCGCCGGCTGATGGAGGACATGAGCCATCTGATGGACGAAATGCCGAATCCCTATTGGTGGGCCGGCGACGTCTGGAAGACCGTCTCGATCCTGAAAAAGGCGCGTCCGGATCTCCGCATACACGCCTTCGACGCGCCTCCGACCGGGTTGATCTGCATTACGAATCTCGATCCGGATTCGACCGTTCTCGAAGAGAACTATTATCAGCTCGTGCATGAGTTCGCCGACGAGGAGGAGGATTCGAAAAATTTCGACCTGTTCCAGAAATCTCTCGAAATCCTGCCGACGTTCGACATCTCGACGCCGGATCGGATGGCGCGTTTCTTTTGGCTATGA
- a CDS encoding ATP phosphoribosyltransferase regulatory subunit, whose translation MTAAAPSNRPATDRLTVLLAHFEQAGFPLHEPKLLQPAGVFLDRSGEDFRGHLYLTTDASGAELCLRPEYTIPVCLDYLASPEAGAAASFAYGGSIFRAPPHGEAGDGEFLQAGIESFGRDDREAADAEILGAALDAAKAAGAAGLSVRIGDAGLVGAFLDGLDLPPVWRRRVEVGHARGQGVADIFAPPKRNGSEQAGVLAALTKVDPADARRLVEDLLSIAGITAVGGRSAAEIAERFLDQATLAEGAGVSVEKRALAEAFFAIEGPPDIASAALRKLAEDAKLDLTAALDSFDTRASFIAARGLDLDDMVFSASFARHLDYYSGFVFEARASASSEPVVGGGRYDRLLKTLGAKSDIPAVGAAIWIDRLESAARAGDAA comes from the coding sequence GTGACCGCCGCCGCCCCGTCAAATCGCCCGGCCACGGACCGTCTCACGGTCCTCCTCGCCCATTTCGAACAAGCGGGCTTCCCGCTCCACGAGCCCAAGCTCCTGCAGCCGGCGGGCGTCTTTCTCGATCGCTCGGGCGAAGATTTTCGCGGCCATCTCTATCTCACCACCGACGCTTCAGGCGCGGAGCTTTGCCTGCGGCCGGAATATACGATCCCGGTCTGCCTGGATTACCTCGCCTCTCCCGAAGCCGGCGCCGCCGCCTCCTTCGCCTATGGCGGGTCCATTTTCCGCGCGCCGCCCCATGGCGAGGCGGGCGACGGCGAATTTCTGCAGGCGGGCATTGAGAGCTTCGGCCGCGACGATCGCGAGGCCGCGGACGCCGAAATCCTCGGCGCCGCGCTGGACGCGGCCAAGGCGGCCGGAGCGGCCGGCCTTTCCGTGCGGATCGGCGACGCCGGACTCGTTGGCGCTTTTCTCGACGGTCTCGACCTGCCGCCCGTCTGGCGGCGCCGGGTGGAAGTCGGTCATGCGCGCGGCCAGGGCGTCGCCGACATCTTCGCGCCGCCGAAACGCAACGGTTCGGAACAGGCCGGCGTCCTCGCCGCGCTGACCAAGGTCGATCCGGCGGACGCCCGCCGCCTCGTCGAGGACCTGCTCTCCATCGCCGGCATCACGGCGGTCGGCGGACGCAGCGCGGCGGAGATCGCCGAACGCTTTCTCGATCAGGCGACGCTCGCCGAAGGCGCCGGCGTTTCGGTCGAAAAACGCGCGCTGGCGGAAGCCTTCTTCGCCATAGAAGGACCGCCCGACATCGCCTCCGCCGCTTTGCGAAAGCTCGCGGAGGACGCAAAGCTCGATCTGACGGCGGCGCTCGACTCCTTCGACACGCGCGCGAGCTTCATCGCCGCGCGCGGGCTCGATCTCGACGACATGGTCTTTTCCGCGAGCTTCGCCCGGCATCTTGATTATTATTCGGGCTTCGTCTTCGAGGCGCGCGCTTCGGCCTCCAGCGAACCCGTGGTCGGCGGCGGCCGTTATGACCGCCTGCTGAAGACGCTCGGGGCGAAGTCGGACATTCCCGCCGTTGGCGCCGCCATCTGGATCGACCGCCTGGAGAGCGCCGCGCGCGCGGGAGACGCGGCATGA
- the hisG gene encoding ATP phosphoribosyltransferase, whose product MTKKLIVATPSKGRLQENANAFFARAGLELTQGRGARDYRGAIAGLESVEVAYLSASEITGRLARGDVHFGVTGEDLVREEIADPGNKVELIAPLGFGHANVVVAAPQAWIDVRVMADLADIADGFRARHGRGLRVATKYINTTRRFFAQHGVGDYRIVESSGATEGAPAAGSADLIVDITTTGATLAANALKVLDDGVILRSQANLVASLGAPWSETAREAARVILSRIAAEEIARTTREVCATVALTEEGLHEAHVKFGASPRERNGETATFNCPTKQVAALADWLIGKGARNVTSAKLDYVFHAGNALWGKLAGRLD is encoded by the coding sequence ATGACGAAGAAACTCATCGTGGCGACGCCCTCCAAGGGCCGCCTGCAGGAAAACGCCAACGCCTTCTTCGCCCGCGCCGGGTTGGAGCTGACGCAGGGCCGCGGCGCGCGCGACTATCGCGGCGCGATTGCGGGGTTGGAGAGCGTGGAGGTCGCCTATCTTTCGGCCTCCGAAATCACGGGGCGCCTCGCGCGCGGCGATGTGCATTTCGGCGTCACCGGCGAGGATCTGGTGCGCGAGGAAATCGCCGATCCGGGAAACAAGGTGGAATTGATCGCGCCGCTCGGCTTCGGCCACGCCAATGTCGTCGTCGCCGCGCCGCAGGCCTGGATCGACGTGCGCGTCATGGCGGACCTCGCCGACATCGCCGACGGCTTCCGCGCGAGGCACGGCCGGGGGCTGCGCGTCGCGACGAAGTATATCAACACCACGCGCCGATTCTTCGCGCAGCACGGCGTCGGCGATTATCGCATCGTGGAGAGCTCCGGCGCGACCGAAGGCGCGCCGGCGGCCGGCTCGGCCGATCTCATCGTCGACATCACCACAACCGGCGCGACGCTCGCCGCCAATGCGCTGAAGGTCCTCGACGACGGCGTGATCCTGCGCTCGCAGGCCAATCTGGTGGCGTCGCTCGGCGCGCCGTGGAGCGAGACCGCGCGCGAGGCCGCCCGCGTGATTCTCTCTCGCATCGCCGCTGAAGAAATCGCCCGCACGACGCGCGAAGTGTGCGCGACCGTCGCTTTGACCGAAGAAGGCCTGCATGAAGCGCATGTGAAATTCGGCGCGTCGCCGCGCGAGCGCAATGGCGAGACGGCGACCTTCAACTGCCCGACAAAACAGGTTGCGGCGCTCGCCGACTGGCTGATCGGCAAGGGCGCGCGGAACGTGACGAGC
- a CDS encoding thioredoxin domain-containing protein: MSFPIFALSRRRFLAFAAGALAFAASPALADKAPAGKIPVEELMAPNALPDIVEGDAKAPVTIVEYASMTCSHCAAFHKEVYPALKKDFINTGKAKFILREFPLDPLAFAAFMVARELGDKRDAAVDLLFAQQKNWAFVDNPLDGLANVLKQTGIGQDKFDAVLKDKALYEKIAAVRTRANEKFGVNSTPTFFVNGDRYTGEITVDDLGKIIAAHTTAK; encoded by the coding sequence ATGTCCTTCCCGATTTTCGCGCTTTCCCGCCGACGCTTCCTCGCCTTCGCCGCCGGCGCGCTCGCTTTCGCCGCGAGCCCCGCTCTCGCCGACAAAGCTCCGGCGGGCAAGATCCCCGTGGAAGAGCTGATGGCGCCGAACGCCTTGCCCGACATCGTCGAGGGCGACGCGAAGGCGCCGGTGACGATCGTCGAATACGCCTCGATGACGTGCAGCCATTGCGCGGCCTTCCACAAGGAGGTCTATCCGGCGCTGAAGAAGGATTTCATCAATACCGGCAAGGCGAAATTCATTCTGCGGGAATTCCCGCTCGATCCGCTCGCCTTCGCCGCCTTCATGGTCGCCCGCGAACTGGGCGACAAGCGCGACGCCGCCGTGGACCTTCTTTTCGCTCAGCAGAAAAACTGGGCCTTTGTCGATAATCCGCTCGACGGCCTCGCCAATGTGTTGAAGCAGACCGGCATCGGCCAGGACAAATTCGACGCGGTGCTGAAAGACAAGGCGCTCTATGAGAAGATCGCTGCGGTCCGCACGCGCGCGAACGAAAAATTCGGCGTGAACTCGACGCCGACCTTCTTCGTCAATGGCGACAGATACACAGGCGAGATCACCGTCGACGATCTCGGCAAGATCATCGCGGCGCATACGACGGCGAAGTAA
- a CDS encoding YbaB/EbfC family nucleoid-associated protein, producing the protein MMDFMGLMKQAQQMQAKMAEAQLELENTEVEGEAGGGLVKVTLSAKGAMKSISIDPSLVKPDEKEILEDLILTAHMQARAKADEVMAEKMKAMTGGLQLPPGFKLPFG; encoded by the coding sequence ATGATGGATTTCATGGGGCTGATGAAGCAGGCCCAGCAAATGCAAGCCAAAATGGCCGAAGCGCAGCTCGAACTCGAAAACACCGAGGTCGAGGGCGAGGCGGGCGGCGGTCTCGTGAAGGTGACGCTTTCCGCCAAGGGCGCGATGAAGTCGATCTCGATCGATCCGAGCCTCGTGAAGCCGGACGAAAAGGAAATACTCGAGGATCTTATCCTCACCGCGCATATGCAGGCGCGCGCCAAGGCTGACGAGGTCATGGCCGAGAAGATGAAGGCGATGACCGGCGGGCTGCAATTGCCGCCGGGCTTCAAGCTGCCGTTCGGTTGA
- the recR gene encoding recombination mediator RecR: protein MAERVAGPEIERLVQLLARLPGLGPRSARRAVLHLIRKREELLSPLADAINVARERIVACSVCGNVDTSDPCTICRDARRDPSILVVVETVADLWALERAGLLNARYHVLGGVLSPLDGVGPDDLTIASLIERARGEEIREIVLAVNATVDGQTTAHYVADLLAPTGVKVTRLAHGVPVGGELDYLDEGTLAAALERRTVF from the coding sequence ATGGCCGAACGCGTCGCAGGTCCCGAAATCGAACGCCTCGTGCAATTGCTCGCGCGATTGCCGGGTCTTGGGCCGCGCTCGGCGCGTCGCGCCGTGCTGCATCTCATCCGCAAGCGCGAGGAACTGCTCTCGCCGCTCGCCGACGCGATCAATGTCGCGCGGGAGCGCATCGTCGCCTGCTCGGTCTGCGGCAATGTCGATACGAGCGACCCCTGCACGATCTGCCGCGACGCGCGGCGCGATCCGTCCATTCTCGTCGTCGTCGAAACGGTCGCGGATCTCTGGGCGCTGGAGCGGGCCGGCCTGCTCAATGCGCGCTACCATGTGCTCGGCGGCGTTCTCTCGCCGCTCGACGGCGTCGGGCCCGACGATCTCACGATCGCGAGTCTGATCGAGCGCGCGCGAGGAGAAGAAATTCGAGAGATCGTGCTTGCGGTCAATGCGACGGTCGATGGGCAGACGACCGCGCATTACGTAGCGGACCTGCTGGCCCCGACCGGCGTGAAAGTGACGCGGCTCGCTCATGGCGTGCCCGTCGGCGGCGAACTCGATTATCTCGACGAAGGCACGCTCGCCGCGGCGCTGGAGCGACGGACGGTTTTCTAG
- a CDS encoding DNA polymerase III subunit gamma/tau produces MDDGLFNDPPSDAPAAAYRVLARKYRPSSFADLIGQEPMVRTLENAFDLGRIHQAYLLTGVRGVGKTTTARILARAFNYELPEKGIDKPTIHMDELGAHCQAIIDSRHVDVLEMDAASHTGIDDVREIIDNARYRPVMARTKVYIIDEVHMLSKAAFNGLLKTLEEPPEHVKFIFATTEIDKVPVTVRSRCQRFDLRRIDAGLLAEHLRRICEKEGVEIEAEALAMIARAAEGSVRDSLSLLDQAIAYGSAHSADGAIKADDLRLMLGVADKSRVIDLFEAVMGGDVAKAIALLEDQYNGGADPAQVLLEMAEFTHLATRLKLAPETAQSAALTPEEQRRGGEAAGKLSVPALTRAWQILMKGVDELRGSQRPLQAADMVLVRLAYAADMPTPGDALRQLGYGAPGGGSSSQAPASAPRGAPVAIAASSPAMRAPAARPAVATPAPAAPGVAVASFEALVALAEEKREIRLKIALESDVRLVRFEQGRIEFELAPGGSRELASMLMQKLQLWTNERWMVSIVASGGAPTLKEKREEKAREERSGLEADPVVASVLAHFPGAQIVAVRAKENVRTDAEDAPDVQYDDMSPPEED; encoded by the coding sequence ATGGACGACGGGCTGTTCAACGATCCTCCCAGCGATGCGCCTGCGGCCGCCTATCGCGTTCTTGCGCGCAAATACCGCCCTTCGAGCTTCGCCGACCTCATCGGCCAGGAGCCGATGGTGCGCACGCTGGAGAACGCCTTCGACCTTGGCCGCATCCATCAGGCCTATCTGCTGACCGGCGTGCGCGGCGTGGGCAAGACGACGACGGCCCGCATTCTCGCCCGCGCCTTCAACTATGAATTGCCGGAAAAGGGGATCGACAAGCCGACGATCCATATGGACGAACTCGGCGCGCATTGTCAGGCGATCATCGACTCGCGCCATGTCGACGTGCTGGAGATGGACGCCGCGTCTCACACCGGCATCGACGACGTTCGCGAGATCATCGACAACGCCCGCTACCGCCCGGTGATGGCGCGCACCAAAGTCTATATCATCGACGAAGTGCACATGCTCTCCAAGGCAGCTTTCAACGGCCTGCTGAAGACGCTGGAAGAGCCGCCCGAACATGTGAAGTTCATCTTCGCGACGACGGAGATCGACAAGGTGCCGGTGACGGTGCGCTCGCGCTGCCAGCGCTTCGATCTGCGCCGCATCGACGCCGGCCTCCTCGCCGAACATCTGCGCAGGATCTGCGAGAAGGAAGGCGTCGAGATCGAGGCGGAGGCGCTGGCCATGATCGCGCGCGCGGCGGAAGGCTCCGTGCGCGACTCGCTGTCGCTTCTTGATCAGGCCATCGCCTATGGCTCGGCGCATAGCGCGGACGGCGCGATCAAGGCCGACGATCTGCGCCTGATGCTCGGCGTCGCGGACAAGTCGCGTGTGATCGATCTTTTCGAGGCGGTGATGGGCGGCGACGTCGCCAAAGCCATCGCATTGCTCGAAGACCAGTATAATGGCGGGGCCGATCCCGCGCAGGTGCTGCTGGAGATGGCGGAGTTCACCCATCTTGCGACGCGCCTGAAGCTTGCGCCGGAAACCGCGCAATCGGCGGCCCTGACGCCGGAGGAGCAAAGGCGCGGCGGCGAGGCCGCCGGGAAGCTTTCCGTTCCCGCGCTCACCCGCGCCTGGCAGATCCTGATGAAAGGCGTCGACGAGCTGCGCGGCTCTCAGCGCCCGTTGCAGGCGGCCGACATGGTGCTGGTGCGATTGGCTTACGCCGCCGACATGCCGACGCCGGGAGACGCGCTCAGGCAATTGGGTTATGGCGCGCCGGGGGGGGGATCGTCCTCGCAGGCGCCCGCAAGCGCGCCGCGCGGCGCGCCGGTCGCCATCGCCGCGTCGTCGCCGGCGATGCGCGCCCCCGCGGCGCGGCCCGCAGTCGCGACGCCGGCGCCGGCGGCTCCCGGCGTCGCCGTCGCCAGCTTCGAGGCGCTTGTCGCGCTCGCCGAGGAGAAGCGCGAAATCCGCCTCAAGATCGCGCTCGAATCCGACGTGCGGCTCGTGCGCTTCGAACAGGGACGCATCGAGTTCGAGCTCGCGCCGGGCGGCTCCCGCGAACTCGCGTCGATGTTGATGCAGAAGCTGCAGCTCTGGACGAATGAGCGCTGGATGGTGTCGATCGTCGCCTCGGGCGGCGCGCCGACGCTGAAGGAAAAGCGCGAGGAGAAGGCGCGCGAAGAGCGGTCCGGGCTTGAGGCCGATCCGGTTGTCGCCAGCGTTCTCGCGCATTTTCCAGGCGCGCAGATCGTCGCCGTCCGAGCCAAGGAAAATGTTCGGACAGACGCGGAAGACGCGCCGGACGTGCAATATGACGATATGTCGCCGCCCGAGGAAGATTAG
- a CDS encoding hemerythrin domain-containing protein, which translates to MARQMEPGDEDISAKATQEKSEGNGGGQKADAIEMLKTDHRRVEDLFSKYEHARRRAEKSKLAQQISLELTIHAELEEEIFYPACREHVDDPLLDEAQVEHDTAKILIAEIAMGAPQNDPFFDAKVTVLGEYVRAHIQEEEKNPGSIFAKALEGGVDTAKLGQRMMARREELMDEFSEELLLPQPKALHIQLAQEEELWAEPPGRAAAQGQGRGMQNRDMLGRGGREERGGWEERELQERRFGEYDRDQRPYDESRSARGGQMAGRGEAGRTPRESTEVPEGERTSRGGEGRGVRRGGGEEHRGWHGDPKRHSEASRKGWEHRR; encoded by the coding sequence ATGGCGAGGCAGATGGAACCGGGCGACGAAGACATTTCCGCGAAGGCGACGCAGGAGAAGTCGGAGGGGAACGGCGGCGGGCAAAAGGCCGACGCCATCGAAATGCTGAAGACTGACCATCGCCGCGTCGAAGACCTCTTCTCCAAATATGAGCACGCGCGGCGACGGGCGGAGAAGTCAAAACTTGCGCAGCAGATCTCTCTCGAATTAACGATTCACGCCGAGCTCGAAGAGGAGATTTTCTATCCCGCTTGCCGCGAACATGTGGACGATCCACTGCTCGACGAAGCGCAGGTCGAGCACGACACCGCGAAGATCCTCATCGCCGAAATCGCGATGGGCGCGCCGCAGAACGATCCCTTTTTCGACGCCAAGGTGACGGTGCTCGGGGAATACGTTCGCGCGCACATTCAGGAAGAGGAGAAAAACCCTGGCAGCATCTTCGCCAAGGCGCTGGAAGGCGGCGTCGACACGGCGAAGCTCGGGCAGCGCATGATGGCGCGGCGCGAGGAGCTAATGGACGAGTTCTCCGAAGAGCTGCTGCTACCCCAGCCCAAGGCGCTGCATATTCAGCTCGCCCAGGAGGAAGAGCTCTGGGCGGAGCCGCCCGGCCGGGCCGCCGCCCAAGGTCAGGGACGAGGGATGCAAAACCGCGACATGCTGGGCCGAGGCGGGCGTGAGGAACGCGGCGGCTGGGAAGAGCGGGAATTGCAGGAACGCCGCTTTGGCGAGTACGACCGCGACCAACGCCCATATGACGAGAGCCGGTCTGCGCGCGGCGGCCAAATGGCCGGACGCGGCGAGGCGGGACGCACTCCCCGCGAGAGCACGGAGGTCCCCGAAGGCGAGCGCACGAGCCGCGGCGGCGAAGGCAGGGGCGTGAGGCGCGGCGGCGGCGAGGAACATCGCGGCTGGCATGGCGACCCCAAGCGCCACTCGGAGGCCTCGCGTAAGGGTTGGGAACACAGGCGCTGA